The nucleotide sequence CGTCGGCCCTGTTGTGGCGGCTGCTGCTGGCCGGCGACCGGCGGACGGCGCGCTGGAACGCTCTCGCCGATGCGTGGGCGGCACGCCGCGACGGGCCGTTCTACGCGTTCAACGACGTGCACGCGGTGATGGCCTATCTGGGTGCGGAACGGCTCGCGGACGCGGAGGCACTGGTCCGCGACCGGAAGGCGTGGCTGGCGACGCCGCACCCGGGCGTGGCCAATCACGCGATGACGGACGAGATCGGGGTGCCGGTGTGCCGCGCGCTGATCGCGTACGCGACGGGCCGGTACGACCAGGCGGTGGAGCTGCTGATGCCGCTGCGGTACCGGCTGCACACATACGGCGGCAGCCACGCGCAGCGCGACGCCGTGCAGAAGACCCTGATCGAGGCGGCGCTGCGCGGCGGCCGTGACGACCTCGCCCGCACCCTGGTGAGCGAACGACTCGGGCTGCGCCCGAACAGCCCCTACAACTGGGCGACGCGGGCACGTCTCGCCGAGCGGTCCGGCCACGCGGCGGAGGCCACGATGGCGCGGGAGCGCGCACGGGAACTGACGAGCGGCGCCCGCGCGCGGTAACGCGAGGCGCACCGCCGATTCGGCGCGCGTCCGGCCGCGCACGAAACGCGGCGGGCCGGAACGACGGGCCCGGTGCCGCGCGGCGCGGACCGCGCGGCACCTCCTGCGACACTGGCGGCATGTCCGCCGCCGGCCCGCTCGCCCTGCCCGCGTTCCTGCCGCCGGGTTTCCGGTCCGTGCGGTACGCCGCCGCCCGGCATCCCGGCACGACGACGGCCGGCGACCTGTCGGGCGGTGCGAACTGCCAGGTCTACGCGTACGCGGTCCTCGCCCATGTCGGCCTGCGCGTGCCGCCGTTGCGCTCGTCGGAGCTGTGGGCGGATCGGGAGGCCACCGAATCGGCGGCGGTGCCGGGCCTGTTCGACCTCGTCCTGTTCGACGGCGGCCGAAAGCCCGGGCGTGACGAGGGATATGGCGCGCATGTGGGTGTGCACGTCGGGCCCGACCGGGTGCTGCATCTGTGCCGCGAGGTCGGCGCCCCGGCCGTGTGGTCGTACCGTGACTTCGCCGAACGCCCTTACTACTCAAGGCTGTTGGGCATCAAGCGGGTCCGCGGGCGGCGCCCGTCCTCGGCGGCGGCATCCGGGTGACGCGGCTTGCCGCGTCCGGGCATTCGGGTGCGGCGGCGCCACGCCGCACACCGCCCGGCCGCGCACCGCCGTATGCGGGCACATAAAGTCGCGTCATGACGAGCACTCCTCTGCCCGCGGCCGACGGTCCGGCGCTGTATGCCGTCAGCGACGTGCACACCGCGATTCCGGCGAACTTCGCGATCGTGGAGGGCGTCCGGCCGAGAACGGACGCGGACTGGCTGATCGTGGCGGGCGACGTGGCCGAGCGCCCGGACGACATCGCCAAGACCCTCGGCCTGTTCGCGGACCGCTTCGCCAAGGTCGTCTGGACACCCGGCAACCACGAGTTGTGGACCGCGAAGGACGACGGGCCCGAACTGCGCGGCGACGCCCGGTACCGCCACCTGGTCGAGCTGTGCCGCGACCTGGGCGTGGCGACGCCGGAGGACCCCTACCCGGTGTGGTCGGGGCCGGGCGGGCCGGTGACGATCGCCCCGCTGTTCGTGCTGTACGACTACACGTTCCTGCCACCCGGCACCACCACGCGCGAGGAGGCCTTGGAGGTCGCCTACAAGGCGGGCGTGGTGTGCACCGACGAGTTCACCCTCGACCCGGCGCCGTTCCCGAGCCGCCAGGCGTGGTGCGCGGAGCGGGTCGCGTACAGCGAGGCGCGCCTCGCGGACGCGGCCGACCCGGCGGCGCCCTTCGTGCTGGTGAACCACTTTCCGACGGTACGCACGCCCACGGACGTGATGTGGTACCCGGAGTTCGCCCAGTGGTGCGGCACCGTGCGGACGGCCGACTGGCACACCCGCTTCCCCACCGCCGCCGTCGTCTACGGGCACCTGCACATCCCGCGGACGACGTGGTACGACGGCGTGCGCTTCGAGGAGGTGTCGCTCGGCTACCCTCGCGAACGACGCAACGGCCTGCGCAGGCCGATCCCGCGACGGATCATCCCGGCGGAAGAGGGGGGCAAATGACCGGCGACGCACTCGACGGCGGAGCGGCCGAGGCGCTGCGCGAGCCGCCCCCGGCCTCCGGCACCCCGGCCGCGACACCTCCGGACACCGGGCGGGCGACCCTGCTCGCCCTGATCCTCCCGGCGTCGGTGGCAACCGAGGAGTGCTTCGACGACCCGCCGGGCACCGCGCTGTTTCCCGAGGAAGAGGCCTGCGTCGCACGGGCGGTGGACAAACGCCGCCGCGAGTTCACGACCGTGCGCCGGTGTGCGCGCCTGGCGCTCGGCCGCCTCGGGGTGGCGCCGGTGCCGCTGGTCCCCGGTGAGCGCGGCGCGCCGAGTTGGCCGGCGGACGTCGTGGGCAGCATGACCCACTGCGCCGGCTACCGAGCGGCGGCGGTCGCCCCGGCGGCACGGATCCGGACGATCGGCATCGACGCGGAGCCCGCCGAGGAGCTTCCCGAGGGAGTCCTCGACTCCATCGCGTCGCCGGACGAGCGCCGCCACCTGGCCGCGTTGAGCGTGTCGCGTCCGGAAGTGCCGTGGGAGCGGCTGCTGTTCAGCGCCAAGGAGTCCGTCTACAAGGCGTGGTTCCCGCTGACCCGCCGCTGGCTGGGCTTCGAGGAGGCCGAGGTCGGGTTCGACGTCGCCGCCGGGGCCTCCACCGGGACCTTCGCGGCGCGCATCCTCGCCCCGGACGCTCCCGTCGAGATGTTCACGGGCCGCTGGATCCTCGCGTCCGGCATCGTCGCCACGGCGATCGCGGTCCCGCGCGCCGACTGACCGGGCGGCCCCCCACGGCCGTCCGGTGCCACCGGACGGCCACGCCCGCACGGGGACTTACCCCCGGGTGTCGTCAGGCGCGGGCCAGCCACACCCACACGGGAAACGACGCGCCGCAGACATGCCACCCCCACGGTCCGCCCACCGCGGCGGCCCGGGTGCCGCCGTGCGTCGGTGCCGCCCCCAACCCGCGGCCGGTGCGGCCCGGGCCCGGTGTGACGCTGCTCCCGACCTCTGGACAGCGAGTCAGGTTAGGTTAACCTAAGTTCCGAAACCCGCCGGGGGCACCCGCCTTCCGGCGCGACGGAACGCGGGTGCTCGCGCACGCCCCGTCGGACCATCCGCACGCGCAAGGAGCAAGCCATGCCGATCTCCGGGGTCAGCGCACCGCGCTTCACCCGCGCCGGCGCCGCCCCGCGCCGTGCCCGGCCCACCGCCCTCGGCACGCCGCCGCGCATGTTCCGTTGACGCCCCGCCCGGCCGCCGCACGCGCGTCCGGTCCCGCACGACGACAGGAGTCGCCCGTGACGACCTCTGACAGCCCGTTCCGCTTCTTCGACCTGCATGTCGTGCGCGCCGAGCGGATCGGCCCCGGTTTCGTCCGCGTCACGTTCGGCGGCGAGGACCTGGCGTCCTTCGTGACCGACGGCCGCGACCAGCGGCTCAAACTGTTCTTCCCGCACGCCGGCCAGGACGCGCCGGTCGTGCCCGTCGACGCGGGCGACGACTGGTTCACGACGTGGAGCGCCATGGACGCGCACGAGCGCGGCATCATGCGCACCTACACCGCCCGCGACGTACGGCGCGATCCCGACGAGCTGGACGTCGACTTCGCGGTGCACGGCGACTCCGGCCCCGCGTCGCGGTGGGCCGGCAACGCCGCCCCCGGGCAGCGCCTCGTCGCCATGGGCCCGCGGCGCACCGACAACGGCGGCGCCGACTTCGCACCGCCGCGCGACGCGCCGTGGGTCCTCGTCGCCGCCGACGAGTCGGCGCTGCCGGCCGTCGAGGGCATCCTGCGCTGGCTCCCCGAGGGGCCGCCGGCCCACGTGTGGATCTCGGTCGCCCACGACGCCGACCGGCGCGAACTGCCCGCCCGCGCCGGGACGAACGTCCGCTGGTTCACCCGCAACGGTTCCGGCGACCCGATACCGGGCGCCATCGCCGAGGCCGACCTCCCCGAAGGCACGCCGTACGCCTGGATCGCCGGGGAGTCGAGCATGGTCCGCGCGGTGCGCCGCAACCTCGTGCGCGACCGGGGGTACGACCGCAAGTCCGTGTCGTTCACCGGCTATTGGCGGCGCGGCGCGACCGACGACGACCTGCTCGTGGAGTCCCTGGCCGGCCAGGAGCCCTACCTGCCGGGCAAGGACGACTGAGCCGGAGACGGGGCCCACGGGCCCGAATGCCCCGCGGGCGACCGGGTAGCCGCGCGGCGTAACGGCAGCCGAACCCGAAAGGAGCGCCGTCATGCCCCGCGGATCGAGCCCCAAGCGCGAACGCCAATACGAGCACATCAAGGAGAGCGCGCTGGAGCGCGGCGAAAGCCGCGAGCGCGCCGAGGAGATCGCGGCCCGCACCGTCAACAAGGAGCGCGCCCGGCACGGCGAGTCGCGGACCGCGAGCCGCACGTCGACCCGCGACATCTCGTCGGGTCGGCGCGGCGGCCTCCGGTCCCACCGAGGGCCGGGCGGCCCGACGTACGACCAGCTCTACGCCGAGGCCAAACGCCGCGACATCAAAGGCCGTTCGAAGATGAACAAGAAGGAACTGTCCAGCGCTCTGGGCGGGAAGTGACCCCGGCGGCGCACCGAGGAACGCTCCGCCTCCGGCGGAATACCCTTCGTGGCCCTGGACGCACACCGTGATGGTTGGTTGACTGGCCGTCAAGACACACGGGGGGCGGAGTGTTTCCGCGCACGGCGTCGGTGGTGCTCCCCCAGACGAACAATCCGAGGGAGACCCAGCGCATGACCCACGCACCCACCCGCGCCATCCGCGCCTCGGTCGGCACGGCGAGCCGACCGCACGGGCTCCGGAGGCACCATCGAGGCACGTCACGCGGCCTGCTCGCCGACGACGGGCTCCGGATCGACCTCGACGACCGCACGATCACCGTCGGCGACCGGCTCCTGGATCTGACGTACCTCGAATTCGAGCTGCTGGCCTACCTGGTGCTGCACCCGCGCCAGGTCTTCACGCGGCGGCAGCTCATGGAGCGCGTCTGGGGCTACCCGGAGATCGGCGGGGGCCGCACGGTCGACGTGCACGTGGCACGCCTGCGCCGCAAGCTCGGCGCCCGGCATCGGGGGCGCCTGACGACGGTGCGCCGGGTGGGCTACAAGTACGAGCCGCACGACATGGCGGCGGCGCGGCGGTTCGTCCCGCAGGCGAGGTCGGAGCCGCGCTACGTCCAGGCCCGGCACCGCGCCTGACGCGGGGCGGTCGGCCGCGACCCGGCGGGAGGACGAGTGCCGCGCGCGGGCCCTCGTCCTGCCGCCGGGTCGGCTCGGGCCCGTCCTACGCGTGGCAGCTGAGCGGTCTGCCGCCGTTGAAGACGACCATGTCGAGGAGCGCGGCCTCGATGTCGACGTCGCGGCCGTCGAGTTCGGCGTACGCCCGGTGCAGGTTGCCCACCAGGCGTTCCGGGTCGGACAGCGCGGCGTGCTCGCCGAGGTCGGTCTCGCGGGCGGTGTCCAGCGGGCTCAGGCCCGCCGCGCGGCCTGCCGCCGCCGTCTCGATCACGAAGCGGACGTAACCGGCCGTGACGTCGATCTGCTCGGGCCCGCAGACGGGTCCGTGGCCGGGGACGAGCGTGTGCGCGCCCAACGCGCGCAGGCGCTCCAGCGCGTGCAGGCAGCCGGTCGGCGAGCCCATGAGCAGGAACGGCGTGCCGCCGTTGAAGACGAGGTCCCCGGTGAAGACGACGCCCTGGTCGGGGAGCCAGACGACCGAGTCGTTCGTGGTGTGGGCGGGGACGCCGAAGTGACGCACCTCCGCGCGCGTGTCCCCCGCGTACACGGTGACCTCGTCACGGAACGTGAGAAAGGGCGGGGCGACCCGCAGGTCGCCCCACGCGACGCCCGGCCACACCGCGTCGTAGTCGCGCAGGCCCTGCCGCAGGATCTCCGCCCGGGTCTCCTCGTGCCCGACGATGGTGGCCACCGGGAACAGGTAGTTGCCGTGTGTGTGGTCGCCGTGATGGTGGGTGTTGACCAGCGTGCGCACGGGCGCGCCGCCGGAGACCCGGGCGATGGTGTCGGCGTACGCGCGGGTGCGCCGCTCTGTCGCGCAGGTGTCGACGGCGACGACGCCGCCCCCGCCGACCAGGAATCCCGCGTTGTTGATCCACCAGGTGCCGTCCGGCTGGATGTACGCGAAGACTCCGTCGGCCACTTCGCCGAGCAGCGGGGCGGTAGTGGGCTCGGGATCGCGGGTGATGCCGTGCGACGCGCTCATGGGTCTCCCCCCAAGAGGTCGGCGGTCTGTTCGCTCCGGAATACACCGCGGGCGGCGCGACGTTCCACCATCCACACCAGCGAAAGCCCATTTATTCGAGCGAATGCACACGAAACGACGCCGGGTTTCGGTGACGGCCGGGGCTCGGATCACCGAGAAACCTTGGGCGATTAATTATTTGCCTAGGATTCCTAGGAAGGTTAGCGTCGGCCGCATGAGACCAGTAACCGAGCAGGAGATCCGCGCGTCCTTCGTCAACTGCTCGAAGGGCGACGCGAAGCGCCTGTCCGTCCCCCGGGACCTGTCCGAACGTCCCTGGGACGACCTGGACTTCCTCGGGTGGCGCGACATGTCCGCTCCGGATCGCAGCTATCTGGTGGCCGAGCGCGGCGACGGGCTGGTGGGCGTCGCGCTGCGCTTCCCCTCCCAGCAGCGCGGGTTCCTGCACCGCGGCATGTGCACGCTGTGCCTCACGACACATCCCGGCAGCGGCGTGTCCCTGATGACCGCGCGCCGCGCCGGCAAGCCCGGCCGCGAGGGCAATTCGGTCGGCGTCTACATGTGTACGGACCTGGCCTGCTCACTCTACGTGCGCGGCATCAAGGCGCCGGAGCCGGGCGGCCGTTTCCGGGAGTCCTTGTCCCTCGACGAACAGATCGCCCGCACCCACGGCAAGATCGCGGCCTTCCTCGACAAGGTGATCGGCGATGCCCGGGGCGCGGGGGCCGCGGGAGCCTGAGCGCCGCGGCCTCGCATGCCCCGGGAGACGGCGCCGACAAGGCCGTCCGACGCGACGCCGACGCGCCGCCACCGGCTGCCGCGATCCCGCCCCCATGGGCGGAGTCCCTTGGGGTAGAAGGTGATTGACCTGACGTCAGGTGCGGGTGGCGGCCCGCTCCGACGTCAGGTCGCCATGCCCGCGCGGACGGCTCAGTGCCGCAGTGCGCGCGGAACGGACGCGGTGACGTTGTCGTTCAGGTCGAAGTTGCTGCGTGCGGTCCCCGTGCCGGTCTTGCCGGGTTCGACGTTCTTGATGTTCAGCACCACGGTGTCGGCGATGTCGTTGTTGGGCTTGCGGAATTCCACCTGGACGAGGAAGTCGGCCGACGAGTCGCCGGTGTTCGTCGCCGTCACCTCGGTGGTGGCCCGGCCGTCCGAGTCGATCCGGACCGGACCGGGCTTGACGTCGCCGGCGGCGTCGACGCCGTTCCTGAAGTCGTTGAATTCGTCGCCCGCCCGATCCAGGGCGCTCTGGACGGACGACGCGGCGTCGCGGAGGTCCTTCGGCTGGTCGTCGTCGCTGCACCCGGCCGTGCCCCATGCCAGCGCCGCGACAAGCGTCGCGGCACCCGCCACCGCGCCCACGCGGCGGCGCCGGAGCGGGATTTCGTTCCATCGAGTCATAAGGCAGTCGCTACCCGTCAAGACCACGGCAAATCACCTGGTCAGCGAGTCCGGCAAAATCTTTGTGAAATCCCGCGACGCGGCGTGATCGTTTCCCGGCCGATTTTCGGACGCCGGAGTGGGTAGTGACTGTGATGAGGCCGATAGGCCTGAGCCCTGTTTCGCCCCCGGCGGAGGCCGGACCACCGCGAAGTGGGGCGGACGGCATGACGAACCGTCCCCGAGGCATCGACTGCCCGGGTCTTCCGCGCGCCCGAGGAAGACGGACGTACGGAAGCCCTCCGTGCCACGGCGAGCACGCGCCCCGCCGCGAGCGACCGAAGCCGCCCGCGACCCGCGGTGAGCCATGGCGAATCGGAGCTGCAAGGAGCCCAAACCATGCCCGCGCACTCCCGCTCGGCGTCGACCGCACCGCCGCGCGCCGCGTCCCGACAACGCACCGCGCCAGCACCAGACCGCACCGCCGAGAAGCACCGCACCGCACCCCACCGAGCCCCCGCCCCCTCGGCCGCACGGCCGGGCACGGGCGGCACCGACACCGCACACCCGCTCCCGCCCGGAATCGAGGCCGCGACCCGCTACACGGCGGACGAATTGCGCGGCATGGGCAAGTACGAGGCACGAGCGCTGAGCGACACACTGATCCGCCGCCTGCGCACCCTCGCCCCCGAAGCCGTCGAGTACGGCGAACTGCGCGGCACGATCGTGGAGCTGAACCTCCCGCTCGTGCGCTACGCGGCCCGCGAGTTCGGGCACCGGCGCGAGGCGTACGAGGACATTCTGCAGACCGGGATCGTCGGCCTCATCAAGGCCGTCGACGCGTACGACGTGGACCGCGGCGTCGAATTCGCCAGTTTCGCGCTGCCGACGATCTCCGGGGAGATCAAGCGGTTCTTCCGTGACACCTCGTGGCCCGTCCACGTGGCCCGCGGCCTCCAGGAACGCTTCCTGGCGGTGACGCGGACCTCGGACCGGCTCGAACAGAAACTCGGACGCGAGCCGACGACCGAGGAGATCGCGCGGCAACTGGGCGTGACGGCGCAGGAAGTCCAGGACGGCCGCGACGCCGGACGCGCGTACCTCGTCGACTCGCTCGACGCCGGGCGCGGCGGCGACCACGAGGGCGAGAGCAGCCCGCAGGGCCGCACCCCGCTCACCGAGCGCCTCGGCTACGACGACCGCGAACTGGACCTCGTCGATTTCCGGGAGTCCGTGAAACCGCTGATGGGCACGCTGTCGCAACGCGAGCAACTCCTTCTGGAACTGCGCTTCTGGCACGCGTTGCCGCAGCGGGAGATCGCCGCACGGCTCGGCATCTCGCAGATGCACGTCTCGCGCCTGCTCTCGCAGACGCTCGCGTACCTGCGCGAACGCCTGGAAGCCGACGAACCGACCACGAACACCGGCCGCACCTTCACGCGAGGAGCCGCGGCATGAATTCGGGCAATGCCTCCGGCACCCGCGAACCGGCGACCGTCGTCGCGGACGACGGCGACTGCCTGCTCATGGTCGACATGGGCGGCACTCCCGGTTCGGTGCGCGTGGCACGGCGCAGCTGCGCCGATTTCCTGGCGCGCGCCACCTCGGACGGCGGCCAGCCTATGGGAAGCGAGGCGACGACCGACATTCTGCTCGTCGTCGGCGAGCTGGTGGCGAACGCGTGCCGGCACGCCCCCGGTCCGTGCCGCCTGACCGTGGCGCTGTCCGATCACGGGGCGGACGTCGCGGTACGCGACACCGGCCGCGGCATGTTGCGGCTCGTCGGAGGCACGGGGGCGGGGTACGGGCTGCTCATCGTCGCGCGGCTCACCGAGGGTATCCACGTGCTCCCCCTCGACGACGGCAAGGTCGTCCGCGCGACCGTGCCCCTCCCGGGGCCGAGACCCACGAACGGCGTCTACATCGCACCGCCGGTTGCGCCGCGCGAGTGATCTCGCGGCGCAACCGGCGGCCCTGTCGGCGCGCGTGCGCGTGGCGGCGGCGATCCGACCGGTACACCTGTTCCGTGTGTGGATGGGGTCGGCCCGGGCCACGGCACTTGTGCCGTGGCCCGGGCCTCGTCATGCGCGCGGGAGCCGTCAGGGCCGGCGCAGGACCCCCGGCGGCACCTCGTCGCCCCAATGAGCCTTGCGCGCCCAGCGGAACGCGTCCTTGTGGCTGCGCGCGACGACGGCCTCGCGCATCTCGGGGGCCTCGCAGACCGTGAACCGGATGTGCCCGGAACGCACTTGCGGCGCGCGCAGCACCCGGGCCGCCGCGTGCGCGGGCTCGCCGCGCGACGCCGAGACGTACGCGAACTTCTCGTCCTCGAAGCCGAGTTCGCCGCCCTTCACGGCACGATGCACACCGGACCGGGCGACCCGCGCGGCGAAGTGGCACCAGTCGTCGCCGGACATCGGGCACGCCGCGTCGGACGGGCAGGGGGCGGTGATGGTGGCTCCCGCGCCGATGAGCCGGTCGCGCACGCCGCGCAGCCGTGCGAAACCGGCGGGCGTTCCCGGCTCGACGACGACGAGTTCGCCGAGCGTCGCATCCCACCAGCGGTCGACGGCGTCGTCGAGGGCGGAGGCGGGCAGCTCGCCGAGCACGAACGACGCGACGACCAGGTCGGCGCGTGCCTCGGGCGGATCGGCGACCGACCCGCGGTGCCATTCCGCGCCGCGCACCGCGGGCGACGCGCACCGGCGCGCCAACTGCCGCCCGGCGTCGATCATCGCGCCGGCCTGCTCCACACACGTCACGGCCGCGAGCGAGGGGAACATCTCGGCAGCCGCCCACATCGCGGTGCCCGGACCCGCCCCGAGGTCGAGCAGCGTCGCGGGCTCCCACGCGGGACGGCGCTCGGCCACCGCACCGAGGACGGTCCGCGCGACGGCCAGCGTCGCGGGCATGCGCGCGGCGAGATACGCGTGCACGTGGTCGCGCGTCAGCCGCGCGTCGTCCGGCGTCGCGCCGCCGGTGCGGTAGAGGTCCGACAGCTCTTGGTACGCCTGCGCGAGCCCGCGCGACCGCCCCCCGAACTCGTGCGCGACCGCCGCGGCCAGATCGAGTGCGCCGACGTCGTCCGACCGCGTCGCGGGGGTGTGCGCGAACGCCCGTGAACTCATGCGGGGACCCTAACAGCGCGGCGCGACGGCGCGGACCGCGGCGGCGGGGCGGGGGCGGGGGCGGGACTGGTCGGGGCGGCGCCGCCGGGAGCCGACGCGGCCGGGTCGTGCGGCGAGCCGACCGGCACCGGGGACGGCGCGGCGCGGCCTTGGCCCGTCGGCGAGGAGAACGCGTCGGCGCCGATGCCGTACGGCGTTTCGGGGTGCATGACGTCCGTCGGCGGGCCTCCCTTGCGCGAACTCGTGGGCGGCGCGGCCGAGTCCGCCCCTTCGGCGGCGCGGTCGTACGCCGTCTCTTCTCCTTCCGGCCCGTCCGCGGTCAGTGCGTTCCCTCCCGGCCGATGCGCCCGGCGGCCCGCGCGGGCGGCTCCACGTCGTCTTCGTGCATCGCGCGCGCGGTGTGGAACCGGTCGACTATGCGGGCGAGTTCGGTCTCCCGAAGGGACTTGCCCCGCAGCACCGGGAACAGGTCCCGGCGTTCGTGCAGGAGCAGTTCGTCCGCCGCGGCGGCCGCGGAATGCGCCTGGTCGAGGAAGCCGGGGCCGTCCGGTCCCAGGCGCTGCGCGGCGGATAGGAAGCCCTCGACGTGCGCGTTGGTGCGCTTCGCGTCGTCGATGAGCGCGCCGCGGTCGGGGTCGTGGCGGCGGATCGCGGGGTAGAGGACCTCCTCCTTGGCAGCCGCCGTCGTCCGCAGGGCCCGGGCGGTGTCGGGCAGCAGGGCCGCGGTGTTCCGCGGTGTCGACCGCCAGCGCTGGATCAGCGCCCGCAAACTGTCGTTGTCGTCGATGAGTTGCGCGTACGCGTCCACGTCCGCCTCCCGTGGGGGTGGGATGGTGCGGGCGGGCGGCGTCCCCGCGCGCCGGCGCCCCGCGTGGCCTCCTTGTCGCGGCGGCTGCCCGATTCCCCCTCGGCGACACCACGTATCGCCCGGCGGAGGCCGGGCAGCCGCTGGTCATGAGAATCACCAACGTCATGGCACAGCTGGAGAACGCGGACGCCTTGGACCGCCCCGCCGCGTGGCTGCGTGGGCTGGTGGACAAAGTCCCGCGCGGGCCCGTGCGGGACACCTTGCACGGCGTGCCGATCGGTCACCCTCTGCATCCCGCGGTGGTGCACTTGCCGCTCGGCGCGTGGGTTTCGGCGGCGATCCTGGACTTCGCGCCGCGTACCGGGCCCGCGTCCGCGACGCTCATCGCCGTCGGACTGGGCGGCGCGGTCCCGGCCGCGGCGTCGGGCGCGGTCGACTGGGCGGCGACGCGGAAACCCCAGCAGCGGGTCGGCATCGCCCACGCCGCGTGCAATGTCGCGGCCGTGGGGATGTACAGCGCGTCGCTCATCGCGCGGATGCGCCACCGTCCGTGGCACGGGCGCATGTGGTCGACGGCGGGACTGACAGCCATCTCCATCGGCGGCTTCCTGGGCGGCCACCTCGCCTACCGGCAGGCGACCGGCGCGAACCACGCCGATCACATTCCGTTCACGGTCGACGACCACGAGTGGCATGCCGTGGGACCGCTGGAGGACCTGCCCGAGGGCCGCGCGGTGCGCCGCCACCTGGGCGACACGCCGCTGCTCGTGGTGCGCCGGGGCAGCGGTGTCGACGTCCTCGCCGACCGTTGTGCCCACCTCGACGGCCCGCTGTCCGAGGGCGAGATCGACGTCGTGGACGGATGCGTGGTGTGCCCGTGGCACGAGAGCACCTACCGCCTGTCCGACGGCG is from Yinghuangia sp. ASG 101 and encodes:
- a CDS encoding siderophore-interacting protein, which gives rise to MTTSDSPFRFFDLHVVRAERIGPGFVRVTFGGEDLASFVTDGRDQRLKLFFPHAGQDAPVVPVDAGDDWFTTWSAMDAHERGIMRTYTARDVRRDPDELDVDFAVHGDSGPASRWAGNAAPGQRLVAMGPRRTDNGGADFAPPRDAPWVLVAADESALPAVEGILRWLPEGPPAHVWISVAHDADRRELPARAGTNVRWFTRNGSGDPIPGAIAEADLPEGTPYAWIAGESSMVRAVRRNLVRDRGYDRKSVSFTGYWRRGATDDDLLVESLAGQEPYLPGKDD
- a CDS encoding FBP domain-containing protein — protein: MRPVTEQEIRASFVNCSKGDAKRLSVPRDLSERPWDDLDFLGWRDMSAPDRSYLVAERGDGLVGVALRFPSQQRGFLHRGMCTLCLTTHPGSGVSLMTARRAGKPGREGNSVGVYMCTDLACSLYVRGIKAPEPGGRFRESLSLDEQIARTHGKIAAFLDKVIGDARGAGAAGA
- a CDS encoding SigB/SigF/SigG family RNA polymerase sigma factor, which encodes MPAHSRSASTAPPRAASRQRTAPAPDRTAEKHRTAPHRAPAPSAARPGTGGTDTAHPLPPGIEAATRYTADELRGMGKYEARALSDTLIRRLRTLAPEAVEYGELRGTIVELNLPLVRYAAREFGHRREAYEDILQTGIVGLIKAVDAYDVDRGVEFASFALPTISGEIKRFFRDTSWPVHVARGLQERFLAVTRTSDRLEQKLGREPTTEEIARQLGVTAQEVQDGRDAGRAYLVDSLDAGRGGDHEGESSPQGRTPLTERLGYDDRELDLVDFRESVKPLMGTLSQREQLLLELRFWHALPQREIAARLGISQMHVSRLLSQTLAYLRERLEADEPTTNTGRTFTRGAAA
- a CDS encoding hemerythrin domain-containing protein translates to MDAYAQLIDDNDSLRALIQRWRSTPRNTAALLPDTARALRTTAAAKEEVLYPAIRRHDPDRGALIDDAKRTNAHVEGFLSAAQRLGPDGPGFLDQAHSAAAAADELLLHERRDLFPVLRGKSLRETELARIVDRFHTARAMHEDDVEPPARAAGRIGREGTH
- a CDS encoding plasmid stabilization protein — translated: MPRGSSPKRERQYEHIKESALERGESRERAEEIAARTVNKERARHGESRTASRTSTRDISSGRRGGLRSHRGPGGPTYDQLYAEAKRRDIKGRSKMNKKELSSALGGK
- a CDS encoding cell wall hydrolase, producing MSAAGPLALPAFLPPGFRSVRYAAARHPGTTTAGDLSGGANCQVYAYAVLAHVGLRVPPLRSSELWADREATESAAVPGLFDLVLFDGGRKPGRDEGYGAHVGVHVGPDRVLHLCREVGAPAVWSYRDFAERPYYSRLLGIKRVRGRRPSSAAASG
- a CDS encoding MBL fold metallo-hydrolase; this translates as MSASHGITRDPEPTTAPLLGEVADGVFAYIQPDGTWWINNAGFLVGGGGVVAVDTCATERRTRAYADTIARVSGGAPVRTLVNTHHHGDHTHGNYLFPVATIVGHEETRAEILRQGLRDYDAVWPGVAWGDLRVAPPFLTFRDEVTVYAGDTRAEVRHFGVPAHTTNDSVVWLPDQGVVFTGDLVFNGGTPFLLMGSPTGCLHALERLRALGAHTLVPGHGPVCGPEQIDVTAGYVRFVIETAAAGRAAGLSPLDTARETDLGEHAALSDPERLVGNLHRAYAELDGRDVDIEAALLDMVVFNGGRPLSCHA
- a CDS encoding ATP-binding protein; translation: MNSGNASGTREPATVVADDGDCLLMVDMGGTPGSVRVARRSCADFLARATSDGGQPMGSEATTDILLVVGELVANACRHAPGPCRLTVALSDHGADVAVRDTGRGMLRLVGGTGAGYGLLIVARLTEGIHVLPLDDGKVVRATVPLPGPRPTNGVYIAPPVAPRE
- a CDS encoding metallophosphoesterase family protein, with translation MTSTPLPAADGPALYAVSDVHTAIPANFAIVEGVRPRTDADWLIVAGDVAERPDDIAKTLGLFADRFAKVVWTPGNHELWTAKDDGPELRGDARYRHLVELCRDLGVATPEDPYPVWSGPGGPVTIAPLFVLYDYTFLPPGTTTREEALEVAYKAGVVCTDEFTLDPAPFPSRQAWCAERVAYSEARLADAADPAAPFVLVNHFPTVRTPTDVMWYPEFAQWCGTVRTADWHTRFPTAAVVYGHLHIPRTTWYDGVRFEEVSLGYPRERRNGLRRPIPRRIIPAEEGGK
- a CDS encoding 4'-phosphopantetheinyl transferase family protein codes for the protein MLALILPASVATEECFDDPPGTALFPEEEACVARAVDKRRREFTTVRRCARLALGRLGVAPVPLVPGERGAPSWPADVVGSMTHCAGYRAAAVAPAARIRTIGIDAEPAEELPEGVLDSIASPDERRHLAALSVSRPEVPWERLLFSAKESVYKAWFPLTRRWLGFEEAEVGFDVAAGASTGTFAARILAPDAPVEMFTGRWILASGIVATAIAVPRAD
- a CDS encoding small ribosomal subunit Rsm22 family protein, with the translated sequence MSSRAFAHTPATRSDDVGALDLAAAVAHEFGGRSRGLAQAYQELSDLYRTGGATPDDARLTRDHVHAYLAARMPATLAVARTVLGAVAERRPAWEPATLLDLGAGPGTAMWAAAEMFPSLAAVTCVEQAGAMIDAGRQLARRCASPAVRGAEWHRGSVADPPEARADLVVASFVLGELPASALDDAVDRWWDATLGELVVVEPGTPAGFARLRGVRDRLIGAGATITAPCPSDAACPMSGDDWCHFAARVARSGVHRAVKGGELGFEDEKFAYVSASRGEPAHAAARVLRAPQVRSGHIRFTVCEAPEMREAVVARSHKDAFRWARKAHWGDEVPPGVLRRP